One Ammospiza nelsoni isolate bAmmNel1 unplaced genomic scaffold, bAmmNel1.pri scaffold_55, whole genome shotgun sequence DNA window includes the following coding sequences:
- the LOC132087213 gene encoding zinc finger protein ZFP2-like, whose amino-acid sequence MWEELQPEIQPDSPHENPHRERPYICEECGKSFSWRSNLTVPLRSHTGERPYECDKCRKGFQTSSDPLRHQCTHTEERPFYCPDCGKGFKYNSSLVSHQHMHIQEKPCESPKYGKRFTHKLNLIVHKRIHTGERSYECGECGKSFCQHSHLIYHLRSHTGEKPYECDKCRKRFQTSSHLVRHQHIHTEE is encoded by the coding sequence atgtgggaagagcttcagccagagatCCAACCTGATTCACCACATGAGAATCCACACAGGGAGAGGCCCTACATATGCgaggagtgtgggaagagcttcagctggAGATCCAACTTGACTGTCCCCCTGAGGAGCCACaccggggagaggccctacgagtgtgatAAATGCAGAAAGGGGTTTCAGACCAGCTCTGATCCTCTCAGGCACCAGTGCACTCACACAGAGGAAAGGCCCTTCTACTGCCCTGACTGTGGGAAAGGCTTCAAGTACAACTCCTCCCTTGTCAGCCACCAGCACATGCACATCCAGGAGAAGCCCTGTGAGTCTCCCAAGTATGGGAAGAGATTCACCCACAAGTTGAACCTGATTGTCCACAAGAGGATCCACACTGGCGAGAGGTCTtacgagtgtggggagtgtgggaagagcttctgcCAGCACTCCCACCTGATCTACCACCTGAGGagccacactggggagaagccctaCGAGTGTGATAAGTGCAGGAAGAGGTTCCAGACCAGCTCTCATCTTGTCAGGCACCAGCACATTCACACAGAGGAGTGA